From a single Lentisphaera profundi genomic region:
- a CDS encoding HlyD family type I secretion periplasmic adaptor subunit: protein MKKNQYKEIIELAKNQPQTVFNESSLNHLDSNKKAISTVIILTTIFICSGIFWAASTSIDEVTKTHGQVIPVGDLQIIQSLEGGQITELFCKEGDIVEKGQLLLAFDPVHASTELNRLSTKQIGLQIKSELLKAFVQERKPDFTQLEKKYHHLIEEEREELLGRNKALFSSIAVEMEKSDAIQEQIRGIDRKLPALRRQAAADKEILKMYEDLEKADSVSKLEILNARKQEAEVSNRLISAQNNRKNLTEQLEGVEANVDKIKRSFFSEALQLRSQVLVDLAGLTEQIKESSSNLDKNTLKSPIAGIIKSLPRSSIGSVIPAGGVVAEIVPINTGYSIEIKISPKDIGFVKTGQNTQVKLDTYDFSRYGSIEGTITRISPTTFSDERGGLFYKGWVSPKQVYLGSIKEHKLLPGMTSEVDIITGNKTVFQYLLKPIYTTLESGLHER from the coding sequence ATGAAAAAAAATCAATACAAAGAAATTATTGAACTCGCTAAAAACCAACCACAAACTGTTTTTAACGAATCTTCTCTCAATCATCTCGACTCCAATAAAAAAGCCATCTCTACAGTTATTATACTCACCACCATTTTTATTTGTAGCGGTATTTTTTGGGCCGCAAGTACCTCAATTGATGAAGTCACCAAGACACATGGGCAAGTCATTCCCGTTGGTGACCTGCAAATTATTCAGAGTTTAGAGGGTGGGCAAATAACAGAACTGTTCTGTAAAGAAGGCGACATTGTTGAGAAGGGACAACTGCTCTTAGCCTTTGACCCTGTTCATGCCTCCACTGAATTAAATCGCCTCAGTACTAAACAAATTGGCCTACAAATAAAATCTGAGTTACTCAAAGCATTTGTACAGGAACGCAAACCCGATTTTACCCAATTAGAAAAAAAATATCACCACCTCATTGAAGAAGAAAGAGAAGAGCTTCTCGGTCGTAATAAAGCACTCTTTTCCTCCATTGCGGTTGAAATGGAAAAATCAGATGCAATCCAAGAACAAATCAGGGGAATTGATCGTAAATTACCCGCTTTGAGGAGGCAGGCAGCTGCAGATAAAGAAATCCTCAAAATGTATGAAGATCTCGAAAAAGCTGACTCCGTCTCTAAACTCGAGATTCTCAATGCGCGGAAACAAGAAGCCGAAGTGAGTAACCGTTTAATTAGTGCTCAAAATAATCGCAAAAATCTAACTGAGCAGCTAGAAGGCGTAGAAGCTAATGTCGACAAAATAAAACGCTCGTTTTTTTCTGAGGCGCTTCAATTGCGTAGCCAAGTCTTAGTTGATCTCGCTGGACTTACGGAACAAATCAAAGAATCCAGTTCGAATCTTGATAAAAATACACTTAAATCACCTATTGCTGGCATTATAAAAAGCCTCCCCCGTAGCTCTATTGGCTCCGTCATACCTGCTGGTGGCGTCGTCGCGGAAATTGTCCCCATCAACACGGGTTACAGTATTGAAATTAAAATCTCACCAAAAGATATCGGCTTTGTCAAAACTGGCCAAAATACTCAAGTAAAACTAGATACTTACGATTTCTCACGCTATGGCTCTATTGAAGGGACAATTACGCGTATTTCACCGACGACTTTTTCCGACGAACGAGGAGGTCTTTTCTACAAAGGTTGGGTAAGTCCCAAACAAGTTTACCTTGGAAGCATCAAAGAACACAAGCTCTTGCCCGGCATGACTTCCGAAGTCGATATTATTACCGGCAATAAAACAGTCTTTCAATATTTATTAAAACCAATTTATACCACTCTTGAGAGCGGTTTACACGAAAGGTAA
- a CDS encoding FKBP-type peptidyl-prolyl cis-trans isomerase, which produces MSTDQDKLSAIIGRQIFDNLKGQGLAEELNFTALGASILEASEGKDSPFTAEDEQAIFGELQERMQAKTAEQSKHLAVAGQEFLAENGKKDGIITTASGLQYRVVNSGDGQTPSASCTVETHYEGRLTNGEVFDSSYQRGETVSFPVNGVIQGWQEALQLMKAGDKWELFIPYELAYGAAGSPPKIGPCETLVFDIELIAVK; this is translated from the coding sequence ATGAGTACAGACCAAGATAAATTGTCTGCCATTATTGGCCGTCAAATTTTTGATAACCTCAAAGGCCAAGGCCTTGCCGAAGAACTTAATTTCACTGCTCTCGGAGCTAGTATTCTCGAAGCTTCTGAAGGTAAAGATAGCCCATTCACTGCAGAAGACGAGCAAGCCATTTTCGGTGAGCTTCAAGAGCGTATGCAAGCTAAAACTGCTGAGCAATCCAAGCACCTTGCAGTTGCTGGCCAAGAATTCTTAGCTGAAAACGGCAAGAAAGATGGTATCATCACAACTGCGAGTGGTCTTCAGTACCGCGTTGTCAATAGTGGTGATGGCCAAACTCCTTCTGCTTCATGTACAGTAGAAACTCACTACGAAGGTCGCCTCACTAATGGCGAAGTTTTCGATAGCTCATACCAACGTGGCGAAACAGTATCTTTCCCAGTTAATGGCGTTATTCAAGGCTGGCAGGAAGCTCTTCAGCTCATGAAAGCTGGTGACAAGTGGGAACTTTTCATTCCTTACGAACTCGCTTATGGCGCAGCTGGTAGCCCACCTAAAATCGGTCCTTGTGAAACACTTGTATTCGATATCGAGCTTATTGCTGTAAAATAA
- a CDS encoding efflux transporter outer membrane subunit: MKNTFMALSATLAMVSCGNMKDVETKQINKKNEISKSVENDAKADFTSKSPFKINKDWWQAFDDPTLNDLILQAVDQNLDLKLLVKRVDLARLAVSDAQFDKIPKLSSSISQPGSTSSDDGNFKSRSKFNAHVSWEADIWGRLEAASRGALAEYKATEADYRGAYLKVINDMANIYFNIRMLDEQQSLHEWAIKDTEEILRMYVNREKIGLANKEQASSQKAEVLRLKSDLVNIERQREVLAMQLNLLLGRAPHAITLEHQKMTQSISIPEPPKELSFSLISRRPDVIAADLRLREAYFNEESARVARLPQVSVGLDYTMSSASLASITDNWVLSVLPKISFPALDPATKVELERRGVFVESKQIEYKKSLLSAVNDVEEAIMNIKYRRQQLAIEKERTNQLEVSYQQTMKRFETGLISHLEVFEVERTLINSKQRYLDNYREVLSQTSKVFISLGGGW; the protein is encoded by the coding sequence ATGAAAAACACTTTTATGGCACTCAGTGCCACTCTAGCTATGGTTTCCTGTGGAAACATGAAAGATGTAGAAACGAAGCAAATTAATAAAAAAAATGAGATTTCTAAATCTGTCGAAAATGATGCAAAAGCAGATTTTACTTCAAAGAGTCCATTCAAAATTAATAAAGATTGGTGGCAAGCTTTTGATGATCCCACATTAAATGACCTTATCTTACAGGCAGTAGACCAAAACTTAGATCTTAAATTATTAGTTAAAAGAGTCGATCTCGCTCGCTTAGCTGTGTCTGATGCTCAGTTCGACAAAATCCCAAAACTTAGTTCCAGCATCTCTCAGCCTGGATCTACTAGTAGTGATGATGGCAACTTCAAATCTCGTTCAAAATTTAATGCTCATGTGAGCTGGGAAGCCGATATTTGGGGCCGCTTAGAAGCCGCTAGTCGCGGTGCTTTAGCTGAATACAAAGCTACTGAAGCCGATTACCGCGGCGCCTACCTAAAAGTCATCAATGACATGGCGAATATCTACTTCAATATTCGCATGCTTGATGAACAACAGTCACTTCATGAATGGGCTATTAAAGATACTGAAGAGATTTTGCGCATGTACGTCAATAGAGAAAAAATTGGTCTCGCAAATAAAGAACAAGCATCATCCCAAAAAGCGGAAGTACTCCGTTTAAAATCAGACTTAGTCAATATTGAACGTCAACGAGAAGTCCTCGCTATGCAACTCAATCTGCTACTTGGTAGAGCTCCTCATGCGATTACGCTTGAACATCAAAAAATGACACAAAGCATAAGTATTCCAGAGCCTCCAAAAGAATTGAGCTTTTCACTTATCTCGCGACGACCCGACGTTATTGCCGCTGACTTACGTTTACGTGAAGCTTACTTTAACGAAGAGTCCGCAAGAGTGGCACGCCTTCCCCAAGTCTCTGTAGGTCTAGACTACACAATGTCCTCTGCAAGCTTAGCGAGCATCACCGATAATTGGGTTCTTTCAGTTTTACCTAAAATCTCTTTCCCTGCACTTGATCCTGCTACTAAAGTTGAACTTGAACGCCGCGGAGTTTTTGTTGAATCAAAACAAATAGAGTACAAAAAATCTCTACTCTCCGCAGTTAATGATGTTGAAGAAGCAATAATGAACATCAAATACCGCCGTCAGCAATTAGCCATCGAAAAAGAACGTACTAATCAATTGGAAGTCTCTTACCAACAAACGATGAAACGCTTTGAGACTGGACTTATTTCACATCTTGAAGTATTTGAAGTTGAGCGGACGCTAATCAATTCAAAGCAACGTTACTTGGATAACTACCGTGAAGTTCTCTCTCAAACTTCGAAAGTCTTTATAAGCCTAGGTGGTGGATGGTAG
- a CDS encoding ABC transporter transmembrane domain-containing protein, producing the protein MHNSEKIYQDVIELIESLEQDHACLKTLPIILSAVNWQGTSNQLASIISQQPKLDSSSIHLILLSLGYVLEENKLSQTPLDHIAIAEINQEMLVILEDKGDQLLVHNGEQLSAIDRPHKVNVFKVLDLTDHSAKIRSWSWTSLQLFWPKIILALGISSILGFLALVIPLFTRHVYDMAIPSKSINTLSHLAFGAVLAMIFLFSFRFVRVRLAANICRSWTYKLTLSYGRKILNLPFLQSANQPYQNLIGRFKEIDAIRSFFISNSGLSLLDIPFLSISLITIFITGGWLVLVPLISIVIYALIIPFFNKLISQSSMSSSYAQKEKLNLEIDLARHAQQLEAAALKNSWLARYHDFNKISVKANRTQIKLSQLMQNSSYVLSQFTSLATMATGIYLVMDQKLTAGDLIAAMMLARRVTSPIQSSAMSFGRLPKFKNTLAQIDRYIPIEDEKSSGENIFTETAGFKFDNVVFRYNNSQDPALAGVSFESEAKSTTAIAGPNNSGKSTLINILTKTIDAQSGKAMIGTSNLKNINAYHFRDELSYAGEWVPRSHISIIDFLHELNPQCSLEKIKSLCEAHLFTKELLDCGKTLETELADLDDPYLKRHLSVMNIFIKDAPIVLLDINLSAHYPKEKALFIYLLEQIHGHKTIFFTTLCAELMQLADNALILDKGSVAHFGPIEKKPEVSA; encoded by the coding sequence ATGCATAACTCAGAAAAAATTTATCAAGATGTCATTGAACTTATTGAATCGCTTGAACAGGATCATGCGTGCTTAAAGACCCTACCCATCATTTTAAGCGCTGTTAATTGGCAAGGAACCTCCAATCAATTGGCGAGCATCATCAGTCAACAACCAAAACTTGATTCGAGCTCCATTCATCTCATTCTTCTTAGCCTGGGTTACGTACTCGAAGAAAATAAACTCTCGCAAACTCCTCTTGATCATATTGCCATTGCAGAGATCAATCAAGAAATGCTTGTTATTCTAGAAGATAAAGGGGATCAACTACTCGTTCACAACGGAGAACAACTATCTGCTATTGACCGTCCGCATAAAGTCAATGTTTTTAAAGTCCTTGACTTGACTGATCACTCAGCTAAAATCCGTTCTTGGTCCTGGACCAGCCTACAACTGTTTTGGCCGAAAATCATATTAGCTTTGGGGATCTCATCTATCTTAGGCTTCTTAGCTCTTGTCATTCCGCTCTTCACCAGACACGTCTATGATATGGCCATTCCTTCAAAGTCGATTAATACTTTAAGCCACTTAGCTTTTGGGGCTGTTCTAGCAATGATTTTTCTGTTTAGCTTCCGCTTTGTTCGTGTGAGATTGGCTGCTAATATTTGTCGCTCATGGACCTATAAACTCACTTTATCATATGGCCGAAAAATCCTTAATTTACCTTTTCTACAAAGTGCTAACCAACCCTACCAAAACCTGATTGGTCGTTTTAAAGAAATCGATGCCATCCGTAGTTTTTTCATTAGTAATTCAGGCTTATCACTCTTAGATATACCTTTCTTAAGCATTTCACTCATTACTATTTTTATCACAGGAGGATGGTTAGTTCTTGTGCCTTTAATTTCGATTGTCATTTATGCCCTAATTATTCCTTTCTTTAATAAACTCATAAGCCAATCCTCGATGAGTTCTTCTTATGCTCAGAAGGAAAAGCTTAATCTCGAAATAGATTTGGCTCGCCATGCTCAGCAACTCGAGGCCGCCGCGCTCAAAAATTCTTGGTTAGCACGCTATCATGACTTTAATAAAATTAGCGTCAAGGCAAATCGCACTCAAATCAAGCTGTCTCAGCTCATGCAAAACTCATCATATGTATTGAGCCAATTTACGAGTCTCGCCACAATGGCCACGGGTATTTATTTAGTGATGGATCAAAAATTAACTGCTGGCGACCTCATTGCGGCGATGATGCTCGCTCGTCGAGTGACCTCACCTATACAGTCCTCCGCTATGTCTTTTGGTCGCTTACCTAAATTCAAAAATACGCTCGCACAAATTGATCGTTATATTCCCATTGAAGACGAAAAATCTTCCGGAGAAAACATCTTTACTGAAACTGCGGGCTTTAAATTTGATAATGTCGTTTTCCGCTACAACAATAGCCAAGATCCTGCTCTCGCTGGGGTTAGTTTTGAGTCAGAAGCTAAGAGTACCACGGCCATTGCAGGTCCTAATAATAGCGGAAAATCAACTCTTATAAATATCCTCACAAAAACTATTGATGCCCAATCAGGCAAAGCTATGATCGGCACTAGTAATTTAAAAAATATTAATGCTTATCATTTTCGTGATGAATTATCTTATGCGGGTGAGTGGGTTCCACGGTCTCACATCTCTATTATAGATTTTCTTCATGAACTCAATCCTCAGTGCTCATTAGAGAAAATCAAAAGTTTATGTGAGGCCCATTTGTTCACTAAAGAACTTCTTGATTGCGGTAAAACTTTAGAAACTGAATTGGCTGACTTAGATGATCCCTATTTAAAGAGACACCTCTCAGTGATGAATATCTTTATTAAAGATGCCCCCATTGTACTGCTAGACATCAATCTGAGCGCTCATTATCCTAAAGAAAAAGCGCTCTTCATCTATTTACTTGAACAAATTCATGGACATAAAACAATCTTCTTCACAACCCTCTGTGCCGAATTAATGCAACTCGCCGATAACGCTCTTATCCTTGATAAAGGATCAGTCGCTCACTTTGGCCCTATTGAAAAAAAACCTGAGGTTTCCGCATGA
- a CDS encoding TIGR00300 family protein, protein MKKQKIVMCRPDYFGVNYEINPWMEGQIGRVNRDLARDQWNYLYKTLAQYVDIHCIPAQEDMPDLVFTANGGLSLGENMILSRFRLTERQAEESIFYDEFNKLHYQLSDFGRSLSFEGEGDALFQANERLLWAAYGVRSCLEVQLHIMKSWQIEVIPLRLIDPRFYHLDTCFAPLSAGEALYFPNAFDAFSLSEIEQRISPANRILVSEEDACQFACNLFNIKEHIFTNAMSPELIEKLNDRGYQIHICAVSEFMKAGGGVKCLTMKLEQQNIVAASPSANLQSTICTAHLKLSGHLLDSGELSEILNCLDRGGLSFELIKLVPALRTDQASHAKLKICAPNQVRMDAVLKELLGQGVELMTASLQAQFAPSPKDGVAPENFYSTSIYPTQVLCGSQWLELQNRRMDGVIILSADQQQISCQVLRDIKEGDQILIGDQGLKVDKPITPDQNTESFSFMSSGVSSERRVEGQIEALANEMKKLKTAGAKIAVVAGPVVVHTGAGIYLEQMIRAGFIDTLLTGNALAVHDIEYNLFGTSLGVDLQKGQAIAGGHQHHLRAINQIRLAGSIEEAVKQKVIKSGIMHACVQNKVDYILAGSIRDDGPLPDAIMDLIVAQERYAEAIKDCKMILMLSTMLHSIGVGNMTPSEVQLICVDINPAVVSKLADRGSLEAVGIVTDVGLFLQRLASALEV, encoded by the coding sequence ATGAAAAAGCAAAAAATAGTCATGTGCCGCCCGGATTATTTCGGCGTCAATTATGAGATCAATCCCTGGATGGAAGGTCAGATTGGGCGAGTCAATCGTGATCTAGCTCGTGATCAGTGGAACTACCTATATAAAACTTTAGCTCAATATGTAGATATCCACTGCATACCAGCGCAAGAGGATATGCCGGATTTAGTCTTTACCGCTAATGGCGGGCTCAGCTTAGGCGAAAATATGATACTCTCACGCTTTCGCTTGACTGAACGCCAAGCAGAAGAAAGCATCTTTTACGATGAATTTAATAAGCTCCACTATCAGCTAAGCGATTTCGGACGATCATTGAGTTTTGAAGGTGAAGGAGATGCGCTTTTCCAAGCGAATGAGCGCCTTTTATGGGCCGCTTACGGGGTTCGATCTTGCCTAGAAGTTCAGCTCCACATTATGAAATCTTGGCAGATTGAAGTCATTCCACTACGACTGATAGATCCCCGCTTTTACCATTTGGATACCTGCTTTGCGCCGCTCTCTGCTGGTGAAGCCCTCTATTTTCCCAATGCCTTTGATGCTTTCTCCCTTAGTGAAATAGAACAACGCATAAGTCCCGCAAATCGTATCCTAGTCAGCGAAGAAGATGCCTGCCAATTCGCCTGTAATCTCTTTAATATCAAAGAACATATTTTTACAAATGCCATGAGTCCTGAGCTCATTGAGAAACTGAATGATCGAGGTTATCAAATCCATATCTGTGCTGTGAGTGAATTCATGAAAGCTGGCGGTGGGGTCAAATGCTTGACCATGAAACTCGAGCAGCAAAACATTGTTGCCGCGAGTCCCTCCGCTAATCTGCAATCTACGATTTGTACGGCGCATTTAAAACTATCTGGTCACCTACTCGACTCGGGTGAACTTTCTGAGATTCTGAATTGCCTTGATCGTGGGGGGCTCAGTTTTGAATTGATTAAGCTTGTCCCCGCACTGCGTACGGATCAAGCCTCTCATGCTAAGCTAAAAATTTGCGCGCCTAATCAAGTTCGCATGGATGCCGTATTAAAAGAATTATTGGGCCAAGGCGTAGAATTAATGACCGCCTCCTTGCAAGCACAGTTTGCTCCCTCACCAAAAGACGGCGTCGCACCTGAAAACTTTTATAGCACGAGTATTTATCCCACTCAAGTACTCTGTGGAAGTCAATGGCTTGAACTTCAAAATAGGCGCATGGATGGGGTCATTATCCTGAGTGCTGATCAACAACAAATATCTTGCCAAGTCTTACGCGATATCAAAGAGGGCGATCAAATCTTAATTGGCGACCAAGGCCTCAAAGTAGATAAGCCCATTACTCCAGATCAAAATACCGAGAGCTTCAGTTTCATGAGCAGTGGCGTTTCTAGCGAACGCCGTGTCGAAGGTCAAATCGAAGCACTCGCCAATGAAATGAAAAAACTGAAAACCGCTGGTGCTAAAATTGCAGTCGTTGCTGGCCCCGTGGTCGTTCATACTGGTGCAGGGATTTACCTCGAGCAAATGATCCGCGCTGGATTTATTGATACTTTGCTCACCGGCAATGCGCTCGCGGTCCATGATATTGAGTACAACCTCTTTGGCACCTCTTTAGGTGTGGATCTACAAAAGGGCCAAGCTATTGCGGGAGGCCATCAGCATCACTTGCGCGCCATCAATCAGATCCGCCTCGCAGGTTCCATTGAAGAAGCCGTCAAGCAGAAGGTCATTAAATCCGGAATCATGCATGCTTGTGTGCAAAATAAAGTTGACTATATCCTTGCTGGATCAATTCGCGATGATGGTCCCCTACCCGATGCCATCATGGATCTCATTGTCGCTCAAGAACGCTATGCCGAGGCCATCAAAGACTGTAAAATGATTCTCATGCTCTCCACCATGCTGCATTCTATTGGGGTTGGTAATATGACTCCCTCTGAGGTCCAGCTTATTTGTGTCGATATTAATCCCGCAGTGGTCAGCAAACTCGCTGATCGAGGCAGCTTAGAGGCCGTGGGAATAGTTACCGATGTTGGCTTATTCTTACAAAGGCTTGCTAGCGCTCTTGAGGTCTGA